A DNA window from Tachysurus vachellii isolate PV-2020 chromosome 20, HZAU_Pvac_v1, whole genome shotgun sequence contains the following coding sequences:
- the LOC132863761 gene encoding beta-galactosidase-1-like protein 2, whose amino-acid sequence MVSVSVRSAHRRRVAILFLSITGIIIYRHFSGQTEKVKINRKQGLTVNSSQFTLGGKPFRILGGTLHYFRVPQAYWKDRMMKMKACGLNTLTTYVPWNLHEPERGNFLFSAGLDLETFLLQAADLGLWVILHPGPYISSELDLGGLPSWLIRDRNMKLRTTYAGFTQAVDAFLDKLIPKMVPLQFRNGGPIIAVQVEHEYGSYAVDRKYMSYLKEAIEQRGIGELLLASDSHEGLESGGVSKVLRTLNLRKLNHEDIKYLDSVQPNSPVFITEYLTGHFDGWGDLHHIFPVEDMVAVVREVLRRGMSINLHMFHGGTNFGFMTGAVAKPSYKALIPSYDYDAPLSENGEYTPKYHLLRELLGRYSSHPLPEMPALRWKESYETAIMYRHLSLWDALPFTKEPFKSRNPVNMENLPVNNKNGQAYGYTLYETTITTGGFLKSGNNIRDRALVFVNRGFIGTLDYKNTELAVSDGKKARTLSFLVENCGRVHSGQTMDHQHKGIVGEILLNNVPLKDFTIYSLDMTQSFIDNLYRAPWKSLPQKPSFPAFLQGRLFVDGFPSDAFVKLPSWSKGVMFINSQNVGRYWHVGPQQALYIPGPFLNSGINQLTVFEEEESDFKVQFETSPDLGMTMDIQ is encoded by the exons TGGACAAACAGAGAAGGTAAAGATCAACAGGAAACAGGGGTTAACGGTGAACTCTTCCCAGTTCACGCTGGGAGGCAAACCTTTCCGAATCCTGGGGGGCACTCTTCACTATTTCCGTGTCCCTCAGGCCTACTGGAAAGATCgcatgatgaagatgaaggctTGCGGCCTCAACACTCTAACCAC ATACGTACCGTGGAACTTGCACGAGCCCGAACGTGGGAACTTCCTGTTCAGTGCAGGTCTGGATTTGGA GACCTTTTTACTCCAGGCAGCTGACTTGGGTCTCTGGGTCATCCTTCATCCGGGTCCGTACATCTCCTCAGAACTGGACCTCGGAGGATTGCCGAG CTGGCTGATAAGAGACAGGAATATGAAGCTGAGGACGACGTATGCCGGCTTCACACAGGCTGTCGATGCCTTTTTGGACAAACTCATTCCCAAAATGGTGCCATTACAG TTCAGGAACGGCGGCCCCATCATCGCCGTGCAGGTGGAGCACGAATACGGCTCATATGCAGTGGACAGGAAATACATGTCCTATTTGAAAGAG GCCATTGAGCAGAGGGGCATCGGTGAGCTTCTCCTCGCATCAGACAGCCACGAGGGCTTAGAAAGTGGAGGAGTGAGCAAAG TCCTCAGGACTCTGAATCTGCGCAAACTAAATCACGAAGACATCAAGTATCTGGATTCCGTGCAG CCAAACAGCCCTGTTTTCATTACGGAGTACTTGACCGGACACTTTGATGGCTGGGGAGATCTGCATCACATCTTTCCTGTAGAAG ACATGGTTGCGGTGGTTCGAGAGGTGCTGCGACGTGGCATGTCCATCAACCTCCACATGTTCCACGGAGGAACAAACTTCGGCTTCATGACCGGTGCTGTGGCCAAACCCTCTTACAAGGCTCTAATCCCCAGCTATG aTTATGACGCGCCTTTGTCCGAGAACGGTGAATATACACCGAAGTACCACCTGCTGAGGGAACTTCTCGGTcgatacagca GCCATCCTCTGCCGGAGATGCCGGCTCTGCGCTGGAAGGAGAGCTATGAGACAGCCATCATGTATCGACACCTCTCTTTATGGGATGCTCTGCCTTTCACAAAAGAG CCTTTTAAATCCAGGAATCCTGTTAATATGGAGAATTTGcctgtaaacaacaaaaacgGACAAGCGTACGGATACACACTGTACGAGACCACCATCACCACCGGGGGCTTCTTAAAATCGGGAAACAACATCCGAGACAGAGCactg GTGTTTGTGAACAGAGGCTTCATCGGCACTTTAGACTACAAGAATACAGAGTTAGCAGTTTCTGATGGGAAG AAGGCTCGGACCCTGAGTTTCCTGGTGGAGAACTGTGGACGTGTGCACTCTGGCCAGACCATGGACCATCAGCACAAAG GGATTGTTGGAGAGATTTTACTGAACAACGTGCCTCTTAAAGACTTCACAATTTACAGCCTGGATATGACACAGAGCTTTATCGACAA tttataCAGAGCTCCGTGGAAGTCTCTCCCTCAGAAGCCGAGCTTTCCGGCGTTTCTCCAGGGAAGGCTTTTCGTGGACGGATTTCCGAGCGACGCCTTCGTCAAACTGCCT AGCTGGAGCAAAGGCGTGATGTTCATCAACAGTCAGAACGTGGGACGTTACTGGCACGTCGGCCCTCAGCAGGCGCTCTACATCCCTGGGCCTTTCCTCAACAGCGGAATCAACCAA